One window of Perca flavescens isolate YP-PL-M2 chromosome 15, PFLA_1.0, whole genome shotgun sequence genomic DNA carries:
- the fscn1a gene encoding fascin actin-bundling protein 1a → MTTNGATNGTSDMLQIQFGLINCGNKYLTAETFGFKINASASSMKKKQIWTLEQSGDDSTGNVFHLKSHLGRYIAADKDGNVTGDSETPGPECRFVITAHDDGRWSLQSEPHGRYLGGTEDRIICFAQTASVAEKWSVHIAMHPQVNLFSMTRKRYAHLSGKVDEIAIDRDVPWGVDSMITLVFREQRYHLQTSDNRFLRNDGELVAATDKSTGYTLEFRSGKVAFRDCSGRYLAPSGPSGTMKSGKSARVGKDELFVLEQSHPQVVLTAANERNVSTRQGMDLSANQDEEGDQEVFQVEICRENRKCAFRTAAGKYWTLTANGGLQCTASTKSANCYFDIEWRGKRLTLRAANGKYVAAKKNGQLAATIDSAGESEEFLMKLINRPIIVLRGEHGFIGCRKVTGTLDSNRSSYDYFTLEFRDGAYSLQDSTGKYWMVGNEQSVVSSSDTPVDFLFEFCDYNKLAVRHAADSKYLRGDHAGVLKANADDLESATLWEY, encoded by the exons ATGACAACTAACGGCGCGACTAACGGAACCAGCGACATGCTGCAGATCCAGTTCGGTCTCATCAACTGCGGGAACAAATACCTAACGGCGGAGACCTTCGGCTTCAAAATCAACGCGTCCGCCTCGAGCATGAAGAAGAAGCAGATTTGGACCCTGGAGCAGAGCGGCGACGACTCCACCGGGAACGTGTTCCACCTCAAGTCACATCTGGGCCGGTACATCGCCGCGGATAAGGACGGGAACGTCACCGGAGACAGCGAGACCCCGGGCCCGGAGTGCCGGTTCGTCATCACCGCCCATGATGACGGCCGCTGGTCCCTGCAGTCCGAGCCGCACGGGCGCTACCTGGGCGGCACCGAGGACCGGATCATCTGCTTCGCCCAGACCGCCTCCGTGGCGGAGAAATGGAGCGTGCACATCGCCATGCACCCGCAGGTCAACCTTTTCAGCATGACGCGCAAGCGTTACGCGCACCTGAGCGGCAAAGTGGACGAGATCGCCATCGACCGGGACGTCCCGTGGGGGGTGGACTCCATGATAACGCTGGTGTTCCGCGAGCAGCGCTACCACCTGCAGACCTCCGACAACCGCTTCCTGAGGAACGACGGCGAGCTGGTCGCCGCCACGGACAAGAGCACGGGCTACACGCTGGAGTTCCGCTCCGGCAAGGTGGCGTTCAGGGACTGTAGCGGCAGGTACCTCGCGCCCTCCGGGCCCTCCGGTACCATGAAGTCCGGGAAGAGCGCGCGCGTGGGCAAGGACGAGCTGTTCGTGCTGGAGCAGAGCCACCCACAGGTCGTGCTCACCGCTGCCAACGAGAGGAACGTCTCCACCcggcaag GTATGGAcctgtcagccaatcaggacGAGGAGGGCGACCAGGAAGTGTTCCAGGTGGAGATTTGTCGCGAAAACCGGAAGTGTGCTTTCCGGACCGCCGCTGGGAAATACTGGACCCTGACTGCTAACGGCGGCCTGCAGTGCACCGCCTCCACCAa GTCAGCTAATTGCTACTTTGACATTGAGTGGCGTGGGAAGAGGCTGACTCTCCGGGCTGCCAACGGGAAATACGTCGCCGCCAAGAAAAACGGCCAGCTAGCAGCCACCATCGACTCTGCCG GGGAGTCCGAGGAGTTCCTCATGAAGCTGATTAACCGCCCGATCATCGTGCTGCGCGGGGAGCACGGCTTCATCGGCTGCAGGAAGGTGACGGGTACGCTGGACTCCAACCGCTCCTCCTACGACTACTTCACCCTGGAGTTCAGAGACGGCGCCTACAGCCTGCAAG ACTCCACGGGGAAATACTGGATGGTGGGCAACGAGCAGTCGGTGGTGAGCAGCAGCGACACGCCCGTCGACTTCCTCTTCGAGTTCTGCGACTACAACAAGCTGGCGGTCCGCCACGCCGCCGACAGCAAGTACCTCCGCGGCGACCACGCCGGCGTGCTGAAGGCCAACGCCGACGACCTGGAGAGCGCCACGCTCTGGGAGTACTAA